The Solenopsis invicta isolate M01_SB chromosome 12, UNIL_Sinv_3.0, whole genome shotgun sequence genome window below encodes:
- the LOC105195404 gene encoding pre-mRNA-processing factor 40 homolog A isoform X1, translating to MASKDGIPPPAAVTGFPPATPNIASSFVPPIMPAAPFIPPPSLPPGPPGIMPPQFSIPPPGFSFPITAAPPQEAGVIAASPQITAPGIPPPSPISNDATSAMSVSTAEKKTDWSEHKAPDGRTYYYNSITKQSLWEKPDELKTPSELLLSQCPWKEYKSENAKVYYHNVNTKESRWTIPPELEELKARIIAEEAAAAAAAVVASATNSNMVPVAMQHLSPNVATISQTSTPESGGKSAIEQAMAATLAAINIPTPPTKPDEDSNSAMGSANDSRTSTPEPKMQFKDKKEAVEAFKELLRERDVPSNATWEQAVKLIQNDPRYPQMKKLNERKQAFHSYKTQKLKEEREQERLRLKKAKEDLEQFLLENDRMISTTKYYKCEEMFGNLEVWRAVGDSDRRDIYEDVIFNLAKREKEEAKQLKKRNTKRLAQVLDTMTEVTYRTTWQEAQALLLQYPAFAEDADLLEMDKEDALIVFENHIRQLEKDEEEEKECEKKRRKRQERKNRDGFIYLLDELHEQGKLTSMSLWVELYPMLSADLRFSAMLGQAGSTPLDLFKFYVEDLKSRFHDEKKIIREILKDKNFEVQVNTTFEEFATVVCEDRKSATLDAGNVKLTYNLLLEKAEAREKERVKEETRKFKKLETGFKNLLKTLNVDYQMAWEDVRSKIEEEQDFKAITLESERIRIFKEYQHELEESCSHHHIRSKKKKAKKLKRKSRSRSHSESEGSEKGLRRKRHKSHSPSIPSKSDSSESETRKAKRKKNKKKRGRSHSRSHSGLPSSEESPERKRKEEKHRRPSIHSEGSVTENNEPHEGLSEDELEKQRAQLLRELQLQQEEN from the exons ATG GCTTCGAAAGATGGTATTCCGCCACCCGCTGCTGTAACAGGATTTCCACCGGCAACGCCAAATATCGCATCTAGTTTTGTGCCACCTATTATGCCCGCGGCACCCTTCATTCCTCCTCCCAGTTTACCACCAGGTCCTCCGGGTATAATGCCACCTCAGTTTTCTATACCTCCACCAGGTTTTTCTTTTCCTATCACCGCGGCACCTCCTCAAGAGGCCGGAGTCATAG CTGCGTCACCACAAATAACAGCACCAGGAATCCCACCTCCCTCTCCTATCAGCAACGACGCCACCTCAGCAATGTCTGTCTCCACGGCAGAGAAGAAAACTGACTGGAGTGAGCACAAGGCACCAGATGGTAGAACGTATTACTATAATAGCATTACGAAGCAGTCGTTGTGGGAAAAGCCAGATGAGCTGAAAACACCCAGCGAATTGCTGCTGTCACAATGCCCTTGGAAGGAGTACAAGTCAGAGAATGCCAAGGTGTATTACCATAATGTAAATACCAAGGAGTCCAGATGGACGATACCGCCAGAGCTGGAAGAGCTAAAGGCGCGTATTATAGCAGAGGAAGCTGCAGCAGCTGCCGCGGCTGTCGTCGCAAGCGCCACAAATTC CAACATGGTTCCCGTAGCTATGCAACACTTATCACCAAATGTCGCGACTATATCGCAGACCAGCACACCAGAATCAGGTGGAAAGTCGGCTATCGAGCAGGCGATGGCCGCTACACTCGCGGCAATTAATATCCCAACACCGCCCACGAAACCGGACGAAGACAGTAATTCTGCAATGGGCTCAGCCAATGACAGTCGCACCAGCACACCTGAACCCAAGATGCAGTTCAAGGATAAAAAGGAAGCTGTCGAGGCGTTCAAGGAATTACTGAGAGAGAGGGACGTGCCATCGAATGCCACATGGGAACAAGCGGTCAAACTGATTCAAAATGATCCTAGGTATCCACAGATGAAGAAGTTGAATGAGCGTAAACAGGCTTTTCATTCATACAAGACGCAAAAACTGAAGGAGGAACGCGAACAGGAGAGACTCAG ATTGAAAAAAGCTAAGGAAGATTTGGagcaatttttattagaaaacgaTAGAATGATAAGCACAACCAAATATTACAAATGTGAGGAGATGTTCGGGAATTTAGAAGTTTGGAGAGCAGTCGGAGATTCAGATCGCCGGGACATCTACGAAGATGTTATCTTCAATTTGGCGAAACGCGAGAAGGAAGAGGCGAAAcaattgaaaaagagaaatacCAAAAGATTGGCGCAAGTTCTGGATACTATGACGGAAGTTACATACAGGACCACATGGCAGGAGGCACAGGCATTGCTGTTGCAGTACCCTGCGTTCGCGGAAGACGCAGACTTATTGGAAATGGACAAAGAGGACGCTTTGATTGTGTTTGAGAATCACATCCGCCAGTTGGAAAAGGAcgaggaggaagaaaaagagtGCGAGAAGAAACGTAGGAAACGGCAGGAGAGAAAAAATAGAGATGGCTTCATA tatcttCTTGATGAGCTTCACGAGCAAGGCAAGCTTACGTCGATGTCACTCTGGGTAGAATTATATCCCATGCTATCTGCTGATTTGCGATTCTCAGCTATGCTTGGGCAGGCGGGTTCTACTCCGCTGgatcttttcaaattttacgtCGAGGATTTGAAGTCTCGATTCCACGACGAGAAGAAGATCATTCGCGAGATACTCAAAGACAAGAACTTTGAGGTGCAAGTGAACACGACTTTCGAAGAATTTGCTACGGTCGTATGCGAGGATCGAAAGTCAGCGACTCTGGATGCAGGTAACGTTAAGTTAACGTATAATCTACTGTTAGAGAAAGCAGAGGCGCGCGAGAAGGAGCGCGTCAAGGAAGAGACGCGGAAATTCAAGAAGTTGGAGACTGGTTTCAAAAACTTGCTCAAGACATTGAACGTGGATTATCAAATGGCGTGGGAGGACGTGAGGTCGAAAATCGAAGAGGAGCAAGATTTCAAGGCGATTACATTAGAAAGCGAAAGAATACGGATATTTAAGGAATATCAGCACGAGCTTGAAGAAAGCTGTAGTCATCATCATATTAGAAGTAAGAAGAAAAAGGCGAAAAAATTGAAGCGCAAATCACGATCGCGTTCGCATAGC GAATCGGAAGGTAGCGAGAAAGGCTTGAGAAGAAAGCGACACAAGTCGCACTCGCCCAGTATTCCTAGCAAGTCTGACAGTTCCGAGTCGGAAACGAGGAAAGCCAAGAGAAAGAAGAATAAGAAGAAGAGAGGCCGCAGTCATTCT cgTTCTCATTCCGGTCTTCCATCCTCTGAAGAGTCGCCTGAAAGGAAACGGAAAGAGGAAAAACACAGACGGCCTTCGATCCACAGTGAAGGCTCTGTTACGGAAAATAACGAGCCTCACGAGGGCCTTTCGGAAGATGAACTGGAAAAACAAAGGGCACAACTCCTGCGCGAACTTCAACTGCAACAAGAAGAAAATTGA
- the LOC105195404 gene encoding pre-mRNA-processing factor 40 homolog A isoform X2 → MSVSTAEKKTDWSEHKAPDGRTYYYNSITKQSLWEKPDELKTPSELLLSQCPWKEYKSENAKVYYHNVNTKESRWTIPPELEELKARIIAEEAAAAAAAVVASATNSNMVPVAMQHLSPNVATISQTSTPESGGKSAIEQAMAATLAAINIPTPPTKPDEDSNSAMGSANDSRTSTPEPKMQFKDKKEAVEAFKELLRERDVPSNATWEQAVKLIQNDPRYPQMKKLNERKQAFHSYKTQKLKEEREQERLRLKKAKEDLEQFLLENDRMISTTKYYKCEEMFGNLEVWRAVGDSDRRDIYEDVIFNLAKREKEEAKQLKKRNTKRLAQVLDTMTEVTYRTTWQEAQALLLQYPAFAEDADLLEMDKEDALIVFENHIRQLEKDEEEEKECEKKRRKRQERKNRDGFIYLLDELHEQGKLTSMSLWVELYPMLSADLRFSAMLGQAGSTPLDLFKFYVEDLKSRFHDEKKIIREILKDKNFEVQVNTTFEEFATVVCEDRKSATLDAGNVKLTYNLLLEKAEAREKERVKEETRKFKKLETGFKNLLKTLNVDYQMAWEDVRSKIEEEQDFKAITLESERIRIFKEYQHELEESCSHHHIRSKKKKAKKLKRKSRSRSHSESEGSEKGLRRKRHKSHSPSIPSKSDSSESETRKAKRKKNKKKRGRSHSRSHSGLPSSEESPERKRKEEKHRRPSIHSEGSVTENNEPHEGLSEDELEKQRAQLLRELQLQQEEN, encoded by the exons ATGTCTGTCTCCACGGCAGAGAAGAAAACTGACTGGAGTGAGCACAAGGCACCAGATGGTAGAACGTATTACTATAATAGCATTACGAAGCAGTCGTTGTGGGAAAAGCCAGATGAGCTGAAAACACCCAGCGAATTGCTGCTGTCACAATGCCCTTGGAAGGAGTACAAGTCAGAGAATGCCAAGGTGTATTACCATAATGTAAATACCAAGGAGTCCAGATGGACGATACCGCCAGAGCTGGAAGAGCTAAAGGCGCGTATTATAGCAGAGGAAGCTGCAGCAGCTGCCGCGGCTGTCGTCGCAAGCGCCACAAATTC CAACATGGTTCCCGTAGCTATGCAACACTTATCACCAAATGTCGCGACTATATCGCAGACCAGCACACCAGAATCAGGTGGAAAGTCGGCTATCGAGCAGGCGATGGCCGCTACACTCGCGGCAATTAATATCCCAACACCGCCCACGAAACCGGACGAAGACAGTAATTCTGCAATGGGCTCAGCCAATGACAGTCGCACCAGCACACCTGAACCCAAGATGCAGTTCAAGGATAAAAAGGAAGCTGTCGAGGCGTTCAAGGAATTACTGAGAGAGAGGGACGTGCCATCGAATGCCACATGGGAACAAGCGGTCAAACTGATTCAAAATGATCCTAGGTATCCACAGATGAAGAAGTTGAATGAGCGTAAACAGGCTTTTCATTCATACAAGACGCAAAAACTGAAGGAGGAACGCGAACAGGAGAGACTCAG ATTGAAAAAAGCTAAGGAAGATTTGGagcaatttttattagaaaacgaTAGAATGATAAGCACAACCAAATATTACAAATGTGAGGAGATGTTCGGGAATTTAGAAGTTTGGAGAGCAGTCGGAGATTCAGATCGCCGGGACATCTACGAAGATGTTATCTTCAATTTGGCGAAACGCGAGAAGGAAGAGGCGAAAcaattgaaaaagagaaatacCAAAAGATTGGCGCAAGTTCTGGATACTATGACGGAAGTTACATACAGGACCACATGGCAGGAGGCACAGGCATTGCTGTTGCAGTACCCTGCGTTCGCGGAAGACGCAGACTTATTGGAAATGGACAAAGAGGACGCTTTGATTGTGTTTGAGAATCACATCCGCCAGTTGGAAAAGGAcgaggaggaagaaaaagagtGCGAGAAGAAACGTAGGAAACGGCAGGAGAGAAAAAATAGAGATGGCTTCATA tatcttCTTGATGAGCTTCACGAGCAAGGCAAGCTTACGTCGATGTCACTCTGGGTAGAATTATATCCCATGCTATCTGCTGATTTGCGATTCTCAGCTATGCTTGGGCAGGCGGGTTCTACTCCGCTGgatcttttcaaattttacgtCGAGGATTTGAAGTCTCGATTCCACGACGAGAAGAAGATCATTCGCGAGATACTCAAAGACAAGAACTTTGAGGTGCAAGTGAACACGACTTTCGAAGAATTTGCTACGGTCGTATGCGAGGATCGAAAGTCAGCGACTCTGGATGCAGGTAACGTTAAGTTAACGTATAATCTACTGTTAGAGAAAGCAGAGGCGCGCGAGAAGGAGCGCGTCAAGGAAGAGACGCGGAAATTCAAGAAGTTGGAGACTGGTTTCAAAAACTTGCTCAAGACATTGAACGTGGATTATCAAATGGCGTGGGAGGACGTGAGGTCGAAAATCGAAGAGGAGCAAGATTTCAAGGCGATTACATTAGAAAGCGAAAGAATACGGATATTTAAGGAATATCAGCACGAGCTTGAAGAAAGCTGTAGTCATCATCATATTAGAAGTAAGAAGAAAAAGGCGAAAAAATTGAAGCGCAAATCACGATCGCGTTCGCATAGC GAATCGGAAGGTAGCGAGAAAGGCTTGAGAAGAAAGCGACACAAGTCGCACTCGCCCAGTATTCCTAGCAAGTCTGACAGTTCCGAGTCGGAAACGAGGAAAGCCAAGAGAAAGAAGAATAAGAAGAAGAGAGGCCGCAGTCATTCT cgTTCTCATTCCGGTCTTCCATCCTCTGAAGAGTCGCCTGAAAGGAAACGGAAAGAGGAAAAACACAGACGGCCTTCGATCCACAGTGAAGGCTCTGTTACGGAAAATAACGAGCCTCACGAGGGCCTTTCGGAAGATGAACTGGAAAAACAAAGGGCACAACTCCTGCGCGAACTTCAACTGCAACAAGAAGAAAATTGA